In Candidatus Woesearchaeota archaeon, the following proteins share a genomic window:
- a CDS encoding TrbC/VirB2 family protein, with amino-acid sequence MKWQIVVLALLVLMPSVFAYGFNDTISDEDKATFDEILVPVMKIYDFVKYSATVIAVVVLLFAGVKFMMHGNDPRQRDDAKHMAMYVVIGLVIIWGAPLIVEYIIA; translated from the coding sequence ATGAAATGGCAGATAGTTGTATTGGCATTACTTGTACTCATGCCATCTGTTTTCGCTTATGGGTTTAATGACACCATCAGCGATGAGGATAAAGCAACATTCGATGAGATATTAGTTCCGGTAATGAAAATCTACGATTTTGTGAAGTATAGTGCAACGGTCATTGCGGTCGTGGTCTTACTGTTTGCAGGAGTGAAATTTATGATGCATGGCAATGATCCGCGGCAGCGAGATGATGCAAAGCATATGGCAATGTATGTCGTTATCGGATTAGTCATTATCTGGGGAGCTCCCCTGATCGTTGAATATATAATCGCATGA
- a CDS encoding DUF4046 domain-containing protein translates to MTRPFNFPKEKQQCVCCGRKSTGKNKQRLAVCEFHNQTIKKYSRYEVIKIYEKVLAGYRKRFPVSFWKFDGKRHARILIRYLIEEKLRLKKREQIPLRLTYDLLREYKLLSIYLTCFQSLYTLLDNAYPGRFKPWEFEVTTRGFWRGKEGREHAKAALRWFVEKRLKIPLHEVPLHINIKTLTAHGLSGLLGRTTPYQSQWELVNDTYPGLFKPWDFKVIKRSYWQGEQGKRHIREATKWLIEEKLKIPLDQIPTTITVYHFKKHRLNGALSVCGNSPAAVIENAYPGLFKPWDFKVIKRGYWQGEQGKRHAGEATRWLIEEKLKIPLDQIPTTITTYTFYDQRLTGVLSACRRSIYGVINNAYPGRFKPEDFARKRNEKGQIIVKASSPVCTRVVQS, encoded by the coding sequence ATGACCAGACCCTTTAATTTCCCAAAAGAAAAACAACAATGTGTATGCTGTGGAAGGAAAAGCACAGGTAAAAACAAGCAACGTCTCGCTGTTTGTGAGTTTCATAACCAAACAATAAAGAAGTACTCTCGGTACGAAGTGATTAAAATCTATGAAAAGGTTTTGGCTGGCTATCGGAAAAGATTCCCTGTATCCTTTTGGAAGTTTGATGGGAAACGCCATGCCAGAATATTGATTCGATATTTGATTGAAGAGAAATTACGATTAAAAAAAAGAGAACAAATTCCTTTGCGGCTTACTTACGATTTGCTTCGAGAATATAAGTTACTTAGCATATATTTAACTTGTTTTCAGTCATTGTATACCCTTTTGGATAATGCCTATCCAGGACGATTTAAGCCATGGGAATTCGAAGTGACTACGCGAGGATTTTGGCGAGGAAAAGAAGGTCGAGAGCATGCCAAAGCAGCTCTCCGTTGGTTCGTTGAAAAGAGGTTAAAGATCCCCCTTCATGAAGTTCCGTTACACATCAATATTAAAACACTCACTGCACACGGTTTAAGCGGGTTGTTAGGCCGCACCACCCCGTATCAGTCACAATGGGAGCTTGTTAATGACACGTACCCTGGTCTTTTTAAGCCATGGGATTTTAAAGTCATCAAAAGAAGCTATTGGCAGGGAGAACAAGGGAAACGTCATATACGCGAAGCAACAAAATGGCTGATTGAAGAGAAATTAAAGATCCCTCTAGATCAAATACCCACAACCATAACCGTATACCATTTCAAAAAACACCGGTTAAATGGGGCACTTTCTGTTTGTGGTAATTCTCCTGCCGCAGTTATAGAGAATGCCTACCCTGGTCTTTTTAAGCCGTGGGATTTTAAAGTCATCAAAAGAGGCTATTGGCAAGGAGAACAAGGAAAACGTCATGCAGGGGAAGCAACACGATGGCTGATTGAAGAAAAATTAAAGATCCCTCTAGATCAAATACCCACAACCATAACAACATACACGTTCTATGACCAGCGGTTAACGGGGGTACTCTCCGCTTGTCGTCGTTCTATCTATGGAGTTATTAACAATGCGTATCCTGGTAGATTTAAACCTGAGGACTTTGCCAGAAAAAGGAACGAAAAAGGACAAATTATAGTTAAAGCCAGTTCTCCTGTGTGCACAAGAGTCGTACAATCTTAA
- a CDS encoding right-handed parallel beta-helix repeat-containing protein, with protein MKKLWLLMLVLLVSVVNVYGVEVTGCRTIYDNSVLIGNITADRSPCITIGANDITLDCQGYTINGNGYLDGIYANSKSGISIKNCAIRNFGYSNLFLEGVNNSIVEGNTLQNVFELIAGSANNLVRNNVFNAEVGLNGPSNTFEGNRFTVSTETIGLNVHSDSNTVRNNVFVGNAGGLGMAISNTDQSLYNRYINNTFTGFWTAIELGGYVGGSEYNEVTNNTFEDNFLAVIITRGDLNSITGNSVNSSSRTVGDEVLEGWGLYMDNSQNNVMWGNTIHNQNNGLDINYNLYCYQGIQNTWDFNITPTCEGDCIKPDCSEVLDNQGGWFNGGAALLNGMGYGPLAEVTGIVPSDDMVITAGWQSINYPDAIDGNTWYHTASGSSSYVYWEVHSLLSRYDVYAWKFDHPWSPQMSTAAKYMIKHKYGLTTKYVDQSTPGDQWIYLGRYTFDDSELQGVAIFPSTGGIVAADAVKIISVS; from the coding sequence ATGAAAAAACTATGGCTATTAATGCTAGTTCTCTTAGTGAGTGTGGTTAATGTTTATGGTGTCGAAGTCACCGGTTGTCGAACCATCTACGACAATAGTGTTCTTATAGGAAATATTACTGCTGATAGATCACCGTGTATAACTATCGGTGCTAATGATATTACCTTAGATTGTCAGGGATATACAATTAATGGAAATGGATATTTGGATGGAATTTACGCAAATAGCAAATCAGGGATTAGTATTAAGAATTGTGCTATTAGGAATTTTGGCTACAGTAACCTCTTCTTAGAAGGTGTTAATAATAGCATTGTTGAAGGCAACACCTTACAAAACGTCTTTGAATTGATAGCTGGCTCAGCCAACAATTTGGTAAGAAACAATGTATTCAATGCAGAAGTAGGCTTAAATGGACCTTCGAACACCTTTGAGGGGAATAGGTTTACGGTAAGTACTGAAACGATTGGGCTCAACGTTCATTCTGATTCAAATACCGTCAGAAATAATGTCTTTGTAGGAAACGCTGGTGGTCTCGGCATGGCCATTTCTAATACTGACCAATCGCTCTACAACAGATATATTAACAATACGTTTACGGGTTTCTGGACAGCCATCGAACTCGGTGGATATGTGGGGGGATCAGAATATAACGAAGTAACGAATAATACCTTTGAGGATAATTTCCTTGCAGTGATTATTACCCGAGGAGATTTAAACAGCATTACGGGCAACTCTGTTAATTCAAGTTCTCGAACTGTTGGTGATGAAGTTCTTGAAGGATGGGGTCTCTATATGGATAATTCACAAAACAATGTGATGTGGGGCAACACCATCCATAACCAGAACAATGGGCTTGATATTAATTATAATTTATACTGTTACCAGGGTATCCAGAACACTTGGGATTTCAACATTACGCCTACGTGCGAGGGAGATTGCATCAAGCCAGATTGCAGTGAAGTCCTTGACAACCAAGGAGGGTGGTTTAATGGCGGTGCTGCTTTACTGAATGGCATGGGATATGGGCCATTAGCAGAAGTTACTGGTATTGTTCCGAGTGATGACATGGTCATTACCGCAGGCTGGCAGAGCATTAATTACCCTGATGCGATTGATGGCAATACATGGTACCATACGGCAAGTGGCAGTAGTAGTTATGTCTATTGGGAAGTCCACAGTTTACTCAGCCGGTATGATGTCTATGCTTGGAAATTCGATCATCCATGGAGCCCACAGATGAGTACGGCAGCAAAGTACATGATCAAACACAAGTACGGTCTAACAACCAAATATGTTGATCAGAGCACGCCAGGAGATCAATGGATTTACTTAGGAAGATATACCTTTGATGATTCAGAATTACAAGGAGTAGCGATCTTCCCCAGTACGGGTGGTATTGTTGCAGCTGACGCAGTGAAGATTATCAGCGTGTCTTAG
- a CDS encoding PGF-pre-PGF domain-containing protein, with product MLYFFEYNNKALWNPTITGHVVDQPSIDVLQANLETTLQNDVHSTNIEIKSISQNLDGLYELNVSFVSSLNEEQGFITFHGLNDPSKIASIESGHYGRFSSDIVFVNVGDATFTSATIRLPTYAPTTKLLKCENFYWNSQAFNCSQWQNVSIPFQEVEGGILFNVSSFSGYVGTSYTYDNFEASFTNYCNDPPSSIWSGSICSTGAGSFNIIQDVNFAFLDKKYGNVSKSNSENSSLINVFVYDSSLKTFVYESVLNARVYVNVQSLNIGTGNNMWKFLDFGDSNADSQAFLYFDENESLGCGYYAGSGTGTLTACPNQVLQNLTLGQWSAVELHYNKTGRLQCWLNSSLFCNASSLSVNNEAIRYWTLGVSKGSTNNATGTLLFDEYRAAASDIGAYPSISNITVSNLSVYDDQNFSLWALISDPDAGDSIQTAYVNKSSSELFLFPELSPESRAGTLTLQAGNNYSLIVNESLYDKNPSSSSFTLNLFIFANDSVGQVQKGTASITVLDGNPTVSLDTPPALWSNTGNMTLNCSATDPSNNLYNISLYTNQSGVAAINQTQNISGNASSVSFNLTNLGEGVYGWNCEAYDTESLDGDAANSDTGDVNKTFTVDMTSPGSITNLTNESASLNWIKWNWSNPTNDDFNHTEVWLNNSWLANVSSPTNNYVATGLTNTTNYTVSIRTVDHAGNVNTTFVNNTVSTNAEPDTTPPSTITDLTNVSVTDSSITWNWTNPNESDYNHVELYVNGSFVANVSYTMHNYTGTGLQNNTNYMLSTRTVDHSGNINTTWINHTVATAIDTTAPGTISNLLVINRDSSWLQWNWSNANGDYNHSLVYLNGSYVSAVYAPDHQYTASNLLANSVYMLSLLSVDHYGNVNTTWINNSAQTNASYCGDVRCDTGESCSSCPVDCGECPVGEQVGGNAPVVTIVQTEPKVSRAWDKLDPNAEITWRIYDNTIAIKELSFTTKKAMEHPEISITTYANRPVGLYESVSGLLYYYLQVQTKNMDSSSLKDLSFQVAVEKAWLDANQLAAADVVVYRYTSDWVALPTSKKDENSLVVTYTAETPGFSYFAIAGKKPEPIVIPPEEEEPAPVIEVLPPVHDVPPKEPEIERPLVVPSNTSEPRPEPWRFIIPEGDLLMLLGFTALLIVFSGVKYLRQKKKKVLTNDQTL from the coding sequence ATGCTCTATTTTTTCGAGTATAATAACAAGGCACTGTGGAATCCTACGATTACCGGTCATGTTGTTGACCAACCATCTATTGATGTTTTACAAGCAAATCTTGAAACGACCTTACAAAACGACGTCCACAGTACGAATATAGAGATAAAGAGTATTTCACAAAATTTAGACGGTTTATACGAGTTGAACGTGAGCTTTGTTTCCTCGCTCAATGAAGAGCAGGGCTTTATTACCTTTCATGGATTAAATGACCCATCGAAGATTGCCAGCATAGAGAGCGGACACTACGGAAGATTCAGTAGTGATATTGTCTTTGTTAATGTCGGTGATGCTACCTTCACGAGTGCCACAATAAGATTACCAACCTATGCACCAACAACCAAGCTATTGAAATGTGAAAATTTCTATTGGAACAGCCAAGCCTTTAATTGTTCTCAATGGCAGAATGTCAGTATTCCATTTCAGGAAGTCGAGGGAGGGATTCTGTTCAATGTGTCGTCCTTCTCAGGATATGTAGGTACTAGCTATACCTATGATAATTTTGAAGCGAGTTTTACAAATTATTGTAATGATCCTCCCAGTTCAATATGGAGTGGTTCCATCTGTTCGACTGGCGCAGGGAGTTTCAACATTATTCAAGATGTAAATTTTGCATTTCTTGACAAGAAATATGGCAATGTGAGCAAGTCAAATTCGGAGAATAGCTCCTTAATCAATGTGTTTGTTTATGACAGTTCGCTCAAGACTTTTGTGTATGAATCCGTGTTGAATGCTCGTGTGTATGTAAATGTACAATCATTGAACATAGGAACAGGGAACAATATGTGGAAGTTCCTTGATTTTGGTGATAGCAATGCAGATTCTCAGGCATTTTTGTATTTTGACGAGAATGAGAGTTTAGGATGTGGGTATTATGCTGGTTCTGGTACCGGGACATTAACGGCATGTCCGAATCAGGTTCTTCAAAATCTAACGCTAGGACAGTGGTCTGCTGTGGAACTCCACTACAACAAAACAGGAAGATTACAATGTTGGCTTAATTCATCTTTGTTTTGTAATGCCTCTAGCCTTTCGGTGAATAATGAAGCTATCCGTTACTGGACATTGGGAGTAAGTAAAGGTTCAACGAATAATGCGACGGGTACATTATTGTTTGACGAATATCGTGCAGCAGCAAGTGATATAGGCGCGTACCCCTCAATAAGCAATATAACGGTAAGCAACCTATCAGTTTACGACGACCAGAATTTTTCTTTATGGGCATTGATAAGTGATCCGGATGCAGGTGATAGTATTCAGACAGCGTATGTCAACAAAAGCAGTAGCGAGTTGTTTCTCTTTCCAGAGTTGTCTCCTGAAAGTCGTGCAGGCACCTTGACCTTGCAGGCTGGCAATAATTATTCGCTGATAGTAAACGAGTCTTTGTATGACAAAAACCCTAGTTCTTCCTCCTTTACTCTCAACCTCTTTATTTTCGCCAATGACTCAGTGGGACAGGTGCAGAAAGGGACAGCAAGTATAACGGTTCTTGATGGCAACCCAACGGTTTCACTTGACACTCCGCCAGCTCTATGGAGCAATACCGGGAATATGACCCTAAACTGTAGTGCAACTGATCCGAGTAACAATCTCTATAATATCTCTTTATACACGAACCAGAGTGGCGTAGCTGCTATTAACCAAACGCAGAACATCAGTGGGAATGCATCGTCAGTCTCGTTTAATCTGACGAATCTTGGTGAAGGCGTGTACGGATGGAACTGTGAAGCTTATGATACTGAATCGTTGGATGGCGATGCAGCCAATAGTGATACGGGAGATGTTAATAAAACCTTTACCGTGGACATGACCTCACCGGGAAGCATTACCAACCTGACGAACGAAAGTGCGAGTTTAAATTGGATTAAGTGGAACTGGAGCAATCCAACAAACGACGACTTTAACCATACTGAAGTGTGGCTGAACAATAGCTGGCTGGCAAATGTGAGTTCTCCTACGAACAATTATGTTGCTACGGGTTTAACCAATACGACAAATTACACGGTGAGCATCCGAACCGTGGATCATGCCGGGAATGTCAACACGACGTTTGTGAATAATACGGTTAGTACCAATGCCGAGCCAGATACGACACCACCAAGTACGATAACTGATCTGACGAATGTTTCAGTAACTGATTCGAGCATTACGTGGAACTGGACTAACCCGAATGAAAGTGACTACAATCATGTTGAGCTTTACGTAAATGGCAGCTTTGTGGCAAACGTGAGTTACACGATGCACAACTACACCGGTACTGGATTACAGAACAACACGAACTACATGTTAAGCACACGAACCGTTGATCATAGCGGCAACATCAACACCACATGGATCAACCATACTGTTGCAACCGCCATCGATACGACTGCACCGGGAACCATTAGCAACTTACTGGTTATCAACCGAGATTCGAGCTGGTTACAATGGAACTGGAGCAATGCGAATGGTGATTATAACCACAGTTTAGTGTACCTTAATGGCAGTTATGTCAGTGCTGTGTATGCACCGGATCATCAGTACACAGCGTCTAACTTATTAGCAAACAGCGTCTATATGTTGAGCCTGTTGAGCGTGGATCATTACGGCAATGTTAATACAACCTGGATAAATAACAGTGCGCAGACTAATGCGAGTTACTGTGGTGATGTCCGTTGTGACACCGGAGAAAGTTGTTCTTCGTGTCCAGTAGATTGTGGTGAATGTCCGGTGGGAGAGCAGGTTGGTGGTAATGCACCTGTTGTTACGATCGTGCAAACCGAACCAAAGGTTTCGAGAGCGTGGGATAAACTCGATCCAAATGCTGAAATAACCTGGAGGATCTATGATAACACTATTGCAATTAAAGAGTTGTCGTTCACCACTAAAAAGGCAATGGAACACCCAGAGATCAGCATAACCACGTATGCCAATAGGCCGGTAGGGTTGTATGAAAGTGTTTCAGGCTTGTTGTATTATTATCTACAGGTGCAGACCAAGAACATGGACAGCAGTTCGTTGAAAGATCTTAGCTTTCAGGTTGCTGTTGAGAAGGCATGGCTGGATGCTAACCAGTTAGCTGCTGCTGATGTTGTTGTCTATCGTTATACCAGTGATTGGGTAGCTCTGCCCACCAGCAAGAAGGATGAGAATTCTTTGGTGGTTACCTATACCGCTGAAACACCAGGCTTCAGCTACTTTGCGATTGCCGGTAAGAAACCAGAGCCCATCGTCATACCACCAGAGGAAGAGGAACCAGCGCCTGTTATCGAGGTACTGCCACCGGTGCACGACGTTCCACCGAAAGAACCAGAAATTGAGCGTCCATTGGTTGTGCCGAGTAATACGAGTGAACCTCGACCAGAGCCATGGAGATTTATCATACCTGAGGGGGATCTCTTGATGCTCCTTGGGTTTACGGCCTTACTCATTGTGTTCAGTGGTGTTAAGTACCTAAGGCAAAAGAAAAAAAAGGTGTTGACCAATGACCAGACCCTTTAA
- a CDS encoding T9SS type A sorting domain-containing protein, which translates to MDMQQVYQNIMSSGPLRTISRALPFLALSSGFNAQPAQALVITTQPGFPINTGEPIESSPTLYQQPNGESLIAFGSWNGGMYVVNSRGEFVTEPKYAGDRVGTSPAIGNIDRAGEVEITAGSDDTKVYAFSLDGANMPGTPYNTKDWVIGSPSLRNLDGDGQLENIFNSYDGKLYIKKHDGTDLPGWPVNTGENNVLATTPATADIDNDGQMEIVLGSNPSKTIYAFNHDGTPLWQRITGGSVESSPSIGDLDGNGSLEVIIGSSDSLLYVLNGKTGENYSPAWPKPLGSSMRGSPAALADFDKNGTLEMVIASYDNGQLHILKLDGSYLNPAWPKLLGTQISNSPAIADLNNDGRLDIAIGSIDGYVHAFNDDGSYLSPEFPIPTGREIGSSPAVGDIDNDGHTELMVGSWDGNFYCWDLGSNTWNSDSAMQPWPMFMHDRHHTGEYGYVPSDDPMVGIHGGNGPSLEGRLYLSQNAPNPFNPRTTILFEVPYEMRGRVGVYDLSGRILQILQEGVLSPGKHAVTWNAQGVPSGVYVYSLQTPEGTATRKMMVTK; encoded by the coding sequence ATGGACATGCAACAAGTGTATCAAAACATTATGAGTTCAGGACCATTGAGAACTATTTCCCGGGCATTGCCTTTTCTGGCACTCTCTTCTGGCTTTAATGCCCAACCAGCTCAGGCACTTGTGATCACTACGCAACCGGGATTTCCCATCAATACTGGCGAACCAATAGAATCCTCACCAACCCTATACCAACAACCGAACGGAGAGTCTCTCATTGCATTTGGCTCTTGGAATGGTGGTATGTATGTAGTTAATTCTAGAGGAGAGTTCGTTACTGAACCAAAATATGCGGGAGATAGGGTTGGAACATCTCCTGCTATAGGGAATATTGATCGTGCTGGTGAGGTAGAAATAACTGCAGGATCCGATGATACTAAAGTCTATGCCTTTTCACTGGATGGTGCAAATATGCCTGGTACACCGTATAATACCAAAGATTGGGTTATTGGATCACCTTCACTTCGAAATTTAGATGGAGATGGCCAATTGGAAAACATCTTCAACTCCTATGACGGTAAACTCTATATCAAAAAACACGATGGGACTGATTTACCTGGCTGGCCAGTAAATACTGGCGAAAACAATGTCTTAGCTACAACTCCTGCGACTGCAGATATCGATAACGATGGTCAAATGGAGATTGTTCTTGGATCAAATCCAAGTAAAACCATTTATGCGTTTAATCATGATGGAACCCCTCTTTGGCAGAGAATAACCGGAGGGTCAGTAGAATCATCACCCTCTATTGGAGATCTCGATGGCAATGGAAGTTTAGAAGTAATCATTGGTTCTAGCGATAGTTTACTCTATGTCCTTAATGGAAAAACCGGTGAGAATTATAGCCCAGCATGGCCAAAACCATTAGGAAGCTCAATGCGAGGTTCACCTGCTGCATTGGCAGATTTTGATAAGAATGGGACTTTAGAAATGGTAATTGCTTCCTATGATAATGGGCAACTCCATATTCTCAAGTTGGATGGGTCTTACTTAAATCCTGCATGGCCAAAACTTCTTGGCACACAAATTTCGAATTCACCTGCTATTGCTGATTTAAATAACGACGGAAGATTAGATATTGCTATTGGCTCAATAGATGGTTATGTCCATGCGTTTAATGACGATGGTTCGTATCTTTCACCAGAATTTCCCATCCCCACAGGGAGAGAGATTGGATCTTCCCCGGCAGTAGGAGATATTGATAATGATGGTCACACCGAACTGATGGTTGGATCATGGGATGGTAACTTTTATTGTTGGGATCTAGGATCAAACACATGGAATTCTGATTCTGCAATGCAGCCATGGCCAATGTTTATGCACGATCGGCATCACACCGGAGAGTATGGGTATGTTCCTAGCGATGATCCTATGGTTGGCATTCATGGAGGGAATGGACCTTCATTAGAAGGAAGACTGTATCTCAGTCAGAATGCTCCAAATCCCTTCAACCCAAGAACAACCATCCTCTTTGAAGTACCCTACGAGATGCGTGGCCGTGTTGGTGTGTATGACCTTTCAGGAAGAATCCTTCAAATACTTCAAGAGGGTGTTCTTTCACCTGGAAAGCATGCTGTCACCTGGAATGCACAAGGAGTTCCTTCAGGAGTGTATGTCTATAGCTTACAAACGCCAGAAGGTACAGCAACGAGGAAGATGATGGTAACGAAATAG